The following are encoded together in the Populus trichocarpa isolate Nisqually-1 chromosome 5, P.trichocarpa_v4.1, whole genome shotgun sequence genome:
- the LOC7492447 gene encoding pentatricopeptide repeat-containing protein At3g09040, mitochondrial: MLRKFFFLKTSPSSNLHSFHHQLTFSAIPNGSNHPSHTLKPRIYTHILQNCLQKSKQVKTHSLFDEIPQRLSQFSTTNKIIHAQSLKLGFWSKGVLGNVIVDLYAKCADVDYAERAFKQLEDKDILAWNSILSMHSKQGFPHLVVKYFGLLWNSGVWPNEFTFAIVLSSCARLEMVKCGRQVHCNVVKMGFESISYCEGALIGMYAKCNFLTDARSIFDGAVELDKVSWTSMIGGYIKVGLPEEAVKVFQEMEKVGQEPDQVAFVTVINAYVDLGRLDNASDLFSRMPNRNVVAWNLMISGHAKGGYGVEAIEFFQNMRKAGIKSTRSTLGSVLSAIASLAALDFGLLVHAEALKQGLHSNVYVGSSLVSMYAKCGKMEAAKKVFDTLNEQNVVLWNAMLGGYVQNGYANEVMELFFNMKSCGFYPDDFTYSSILSACACLKYLDLGRQLHSVIIKNKFASNLFVGNALVDMYAKSGALEDARQQFELIRNRDNVSWNVIIVGYVQEEDEVEAFHLFRRMNLLGILPDEVSLASILSACASVRGLEQGKQVHCLSVKTGQETKLYSGSSLIDMYAKCGAIDSAHKILACMPERSVVSMNALIAGYAQINLEQAVNLFRDMLVEGINSTEITFASLLDACHEQQKLNLGRQIHSLILKMGLQLDDEFLGVSLLGMYMNSLRTTDASVLFSEFSNPKSAVVWTAMISGLSQNDCSVGALQLYKEMRSCNVLPDQATFVSALRACAVVSSIKDGRETHSLIFHTGFDSDELTSSALVDMYAKCGDVKSSMQVFKEMSRKKDVISWNSMIVGFAKNGYAEDALRVFDEMKQSHVTPDDVTFLGVLTACSHSGRVSEGRLIFDMMVNLYGMQPRADHCACMVDLLGRWGSLKEAEEFINKLNFEPDAKVWATMLGACRIHGDDIRGQQAAEKLIELEPQNSSPYVLLSNIYAASGNWDEVNTLRREMREKGVKKLPGCSWIVVGQETNMFVAGDKSHHSASEIDAILKDLTPLMRENDYVVQLDFFGDDEE; the protein is encoded by the coding sequence ATGCTTCGCAAATTCTTCTTCTTGAAAACCTCACCCTCCTCAAACCTACACTCCTTCCATCACCAACTCACATTCTCAGCGATTCCAAACGGGTCAAATCACCCCTCTCATACCCTTAAACCTCGGATATACACACATATCTTGCAAAACTGTCTGCAAAAAAGCAAGCAAGTCAAAACCCACAGCCTGTTTGATGAAATACCTCAAAGATTATCTCAATTTTCAACCACCAATAAAATTATCCATGCCCAGAGCCTCAAACTTGGTTTCTGGTCAAAAGGGGTTCTAGGCAATGTAATCGTTGACCTTTATGCCAAGTGTGCTGATGTGGACTATGCGGAGAGGGCATTCAAACAGCTTGAAGATAAAGATATATTGGCCTGGAACTCAATTCTATCTATGCATTCAAAACAGGGATTTCCACACTTGGTTGTTAAGTATTTTGGGTTGTTGTGGAATTCTGGTGTGTGGCCAAATGAGTTCACATTTGCGATTGTTTTATCATCTTGTGCAAGATTGGAGATGGTAAAGTGTGGTAGGCAAGTTCATTGTAATGTTGTTAAGATGGGGTTTGAGTCAATTTCTTATTGTGAGGGTGCTTTAATTGGTATGTATGccaaatgtaattttttaactGATGCTCGAAGCATATTTGATGGAGCAGTAGAATTGGATAAAGTTTCTTGGACATCGATGATTGGTGGGTATATTAAAGTTGGTCTGCCTGAGGAGGCAGTGAAAGTGTTCCAGGAGATGGAGAAAGTTGGACAGGAACCAGACCAGGTAGCATTTGTGACTGTCATAAATGCATATGTTGATTTAGGAAGGCTAGACAATGCATCTGATTTGTTTTCCAGGATGCCTAACCGGAATGTTGTGGCTTGGAATTTGATGATTTCAGGTCATGCCAAAGGAGGTTATGGGGTGGAAGCGATTGAGTTTTTCCAAAATATGAGGAAAGCTGGTATTAAATCCACGAGATCCACGTTGGGAAGTGTATTGAGTGCTATTGCAAGTTTAGCGGCTCTTGACTTTGGCTTGCTAGTTCATGCTGAGGCACTTAAACAGGGGTTACACTCAAATGTTTATGTTGGAAGTTCACTGGTTAGTATGTATGCTAAGTGTGGGAAGATGGAAGCagcaaagaaagtttttgaTACTTTAAATGAGCAAAACGTAGTGTTGTGGAATGCAATGCTTGGAGGATATGTGCAGAATGGGTATGCCAATGAAGTcatggaattgttttttaatatgaagaGCTGTGGTTTTTACCCGGATGATTTTACCTATAGCAGCATTCTGAGTGCCTGTGCTTgcttaaaatatttagatttggGCCGTCAATTGCATTCAGTTATTATCAAGAACAAATTTGCATCCAACTTGTTTGTTGGAAATGCTTTGGTAGATATGTATGCTAAATCTGGTGCTCTTGAGGATGCAAGGCAACAATTTGAGCTGATAAGAAATAGAGACAATGTTTCTTGGAATGTAATTATTGTTGGATATGtgcaagaagaagatgaagttgAGGCATTCCATTTGTTTCGAAGAATGAATTTGCTTGGGATTCTGCCTGATGAAGTGTCTCTGGCTAGTATATTGAGTGCCTGTGCAAGCGTTAGAGGTCTTGAGCAAGGTAAACAGGTGCATTGTCTTTCAGTCAAAACTGGTCAAGAAACAAAGCTTTACAGTGGAAGTTCCCTCATCGACATGTATGCCAAGTGTGGGGCTATTGATTCTGCACACAAAATTCTTGCTTGCATGCCTGAGCGAAGTGTGGTCTCCATGAATGCACTGATTGCAGGATATGCTCAAATTAATTTGGAACAGGCAGTAAATCTGTTTCGAGATATGCTAGTTGAAGGAATAAACTCCACTGAAATAACATTTGCAAGCCTTTTAGATGCATGTCATGAGCAACAGAAGTTGAATCTAGGAAGGCAAATCCACTCTCTTATTTTAAAGATGGGCCTTCAGCTTGATGATGAATTCTTGGGTGTCTCTCTCTTAGGCATGTACATGAACTCCCTGAGAACAACAGATGCAAGTGTTCTCTTCTCAGAGTTTTCAAATCCAAAGAGTGCTGTAGTGTGGACTGCTATGATTTCAGGACTTAGTCAAAATGATTGCAGTGTGGGGGCTTTACAACTCTATAAAGAAATGCGCAGCTGCAATGTATTACCTGACCAAGCTACATTTGTTAGTGCCCTCAGAGCATGTGCTGTCGTATCTTCTATAAAAGATGGTAGAGAGACTCATTCTCTGATTTTCCATACCGGATTTGACTCAGATGAGTTGACGAGTAGTGCCCTTGTAGATATGTATGCCAAATGTGGGGATGTAAAGAGCTCCATGCAAGTTTTTAAGGAAATGAGCAGAAAAAAAGACGTTATTTCTTGGAACTCAATGATAGTTGGATTTGCTAAAAATGGGTATGCAGAAGATGCCCTAAGAGTCTTCGATGAGATGAAACAATCACATGTAACACCAGATGATGTCACTTTTCTTGGTGTCCTCACTGCGTGTAGTCATTCAGGGAGGGTATCCGAAGGGCGTCTGATTTTTGACATGATGGTTAACTTATATGGGATGCAGCCTAGAGCAGATCATTGTGCCTGCATGGTTGATCTTCTAGGCAGATGGGGTTCTCTAAAAGAAGCTGAAGAGTTCATTAACAAACTTAATTTTGAACCTGATGCTAAGGTTTGGGCTACAATGCTTGGGGCCTGCAGAATACATGGAGATGACATCAGGGGCCAACAAGCTGCTGAAAAACTCATTGAGCTTGAACCACAAAACTCTTCACCCTATGTACTGCTTTCTAACATTTATGCCGCATCAGGAAACTGGGATGAGGTCAATACTTTGAGGAgggaaatgagagaaaaaggaGTGAAGAAGTTGCCTGGGTGTAGCTGGATTGTAGTTGGACAGGAGACGAACATGTTTGTGGCAGGAGACAAATCTCATCATAGCGCATCAGAAATCGATGCAATTTTGAAAGATTTGACACCGCTGATGAGAGAAAATGATTATGTTGTtcagcttgatttttttggcGATGATGAAGAATGA
- the LOC7492448 gene encoding putative UDP-glucuronate:xylan alpha-glucuronosyltransferase 3, with amino-acid sequence MRGVGVTSPSSSSSSAEPRLRPFALNEDASRRRFLRGRDLRDVEKAFQVPIQYKNLNCKISTLKVVLLIIAFGTLVTFYHSPVVYIADQPSTSGSRPSFVDRWTRDGAAVDPRYISNLDVNWDQISDIIVKLDDSNEYQGIGLLNFNESEINNWKLMLLDVEHVVLHLEHVAEDVTWESLYPEWIDEEEEFEVPTCPVLPKLKVPGKPRIDIIAVKLPCNKSGKWSRDVARLHLQLAAANLAASAKSYHPVRVLLVTDCFPTPNLFTCKELIWHEGNLWMYQPNLNVLREKIQLPVGSCELSVPLKAKEHFYSERAHREAYATILHSANFYVCGAIAAAQSIRMAGSTRDLVILVDETITDYHREGLAAAGWKIHTIQRIRNPKAERDAYNEWNYSKFRLWQLTDYDKIIFIDADMLILRNIDFLFEMPEISATGNNATLFNSGVMVVEPSNCTFQLLMDHINEIESYNGGDQGYLNEIFTWWHRIPKHMNFLKHFWEGDEEEKKQMKTQLFGADPPILYVLHYLGNKPWICFRDYDCNWNVDILQEFASDVAHKTWWKVHDAMPENLHKYCLLRSKQKAALEWDRRQAEKANYTDGHWKIKIKDKRLETCYENFCFWESMLWHWGEKNWTDNATVTPSPPAVTTTSLPSL; translated from the exons ATGAGAGGAGTCGGAGTGACCTCCCCTAGTTCTAGTTCTAGTTCTGCAGAGCCCAGACTCCGACCCTTTGCTTTGAA TGAAGATGCAAGCAGAAGGAGGTTCTTAAGAGGTAGGGATCTTAGAGATGTTGAGAAGGCCTTCCAGGTTCCCATCCAATATAAGAATTTGAACTGCAAAATATCTACACTGAAAGTCGTGCTCTTAATAATTGCTTTTGGAACCTTGGTGACATTCTATCATTCTCCAGTAGTTTATATTGCAGACCAGCCATCCACTTCTGGATCTCG GCCAAGTTTTGTTGATCGATGGACAAGAGATGGTGCTGCCGTGGATCCACGCTATATCTCTAATTTAGATGTTAACTGGGACCAGATTTCCGATATTATTGTCAAACTAGATGACAGCAATGAGTATCAGGGAATTGGCTTGTTAAACTTCAATGAAAGTGAGATTAATAATTGGAAGCTGATGTTACTGGATGTTGAGCACGTTGTTCTGCATCTAGAGCATGTAGCGGAAGATGTAACTTGGGAATCCCTTTACCCTGAATGGATAGATGAAGAGGAAGAATTTGAGGTTCCCACTTGTCCTGTTCTGCCCAAACTTAAAGTTCCTGGCAAGCCACGCATTGATATAATTGCCGTGAAGCTTCCATGCAACAAGTCAGGGAAATGGTCAAGAGATGTGGCTCGTTTGCACTTGCAGCTTGCGGCTGCAAATCTTGCTGCTTCTGCTAAAAGTTATCATCCTGTGCGTGTGCTTTTGGTGACTGACTGCTTCCCGACCCCAAATCTGTTCACTTGCAAGGAGCTTATTTGGCATGAAGGGAATTTATGGATGTATCAACCCAACCTCAATGTGTTGAGAGAAAAGATACAACTCCCAGTAGGGTCATGTGAACTTTCAGTTCCTCTCAAGGCTAAAG AACATTTTTACTCAGAAAGAGCACACCGGGAAGCATATGCAACGATTCTGCATTCTGCAAACTTTTATGTTTGTGGGGCCATTGCTGCAGCTCAGAGTATCCGCATGGCAGGTTCAACACGGGATCTTGTGATACTTGTTGATGAAACAATTACTGACTATCATAGGGAAGGTTTAGCAGCTGCAGGTTGGAAAATCCATACTATCCAAAGAATCAGGAACCCAAAAGCTGAACGAGATGCTTACAATGAATGGAACTACAGTAAATTTCGTCTCTGGCAATTGACAGATTATGACAAGATCATCTTCATTGATGCTGACATGCTCATACTTAGAAATATCGATTTCTTGTTTGAGATGCCAGAAATATCTGCTACAGGAAACAATGCTACCCTGTTCAACTCTGGTGTGATGGTGGTTGAACCATCAAATTGTACATTCCAGCTGTTAATGGATCATATCAATGAGATTGAGTCCTACAATGGCGGGGACCAGGGATATCTAAATGAAATCTTCACGTGGTGGCACCGGATTCCTAAACACATGAACTTCTTGAAACACTTTTGGGAAGGTGACGAGGAGGAGAAGAAACAGATGAAAACTCAACTCTTTGGAGCTGATCCGCCAATCCTTTACGTTCTCCACTATCTGGGCAATAAACCATGGATATGTTTCCGAGATTATGATTGCAACTGGAATGTGGACATTTTGCAGGAGTTTGCTAGTGATGTTGCTCACAAAACATGGTGGAAGGTGCATGATGCCATGCCAGAGAACTTGCACAAGTACTGCTTGCTTAGGTCCAAGCAAAAGGCAGCATTAGAGTGGGATCGGAGGCAAGCCGAGAAAGCCAATTACACTGATGGTCATTGGAAGATTAAGATAAAAGACAAACGCTTGGAAACCTGCTATGAGAATTTCTGCTTCTGGGAGAGCATGCTATGGCATTGGGGTGAAAAGAATTGGACAGATAATGCAACTGTTACTCCATCACCGCCAGCTGTTACAACTACATCTCTCCCCTCTTTGTGA
- the LOC7469201 gene encoding stearoyl-[acyl-carrier-protein] 9-desaturase 6, chloroplastic, protein MQVSHFLSGHQLSCTTHGQKMILHRFSPPSSTVRFRPPSDRSITVAVAAPPQLLKHQKTHSMPSEKIEIFKSLDNWATQNVLPLLKPVDQCWQPQNFLPDPSLTFSDFTDQVRALRDRTDGLPDEYFVVLVGDMITEDALPTYQTMINTLDGVRDETGASLSPWATWTRAWTAEENRHGDLLRSYLYLSGRVDMLMIEKTVQYLIGSGMDPGTENNPYLGFVYTSFQERATFVSHGNTARLAKEGGDPVLARICGTIASDERRHENAYSKIVEKLLEVDPTGAMLAIGDMMRKKITMPAHLMHDGQDPHLFEHFSSVAQRLGVYTADDYADILEFLIGRWRLEKLEGLTGEGRRAQDFVCGLAPRIRRLQERADEKAKKMKPLSARFSWIFNKEVAL, encoded by the exons ATGCAAGTCTCACACTTCCTCAGTGGCCACCAACTTTCATGCACTACACATGGCCAGAAAATGATCCTCCACCGCTTCTCACCGCCGTCTTCCACCGTCAGATTCCGTCCACCATCAGATCGGTCTATCACTGTTGCCGTGGCTGCTCCACCACAGCTACTAAAGCACCAAAAGACACACTCAATGCCATCAGAGAAGATAGAAATATTCAAGTCATTAGATAATTGGGCTACGCAAAATGTCTTACCGCTTCTAAAACCTGTAGACCAATGCTGGCAGCCCCAGAACTTCTTGCCTGACCCTTCGTTAACATTTTCTGATTTCACTGATCAGGTGAGGGCCCTACGTGATCGGACGGATGGGCTTCCAGATGAGTATTTTGTGGTGTTGGTTGGCGACATGATCACCGAGGATGCTTTGCCTACGTATCAAACCATGATCAACACGCTCGATGGTGTTAGAGATGAGACCGGGGCCAGCCTGAGTCCATGGGCCACTTGGACCCGGGCCTGGACTGCCGAGGAGAATCGGCATGGAGATTTGCTTAGAtcttatttgtatttatcgGGTCGGGTTGACATGCTAATGATTGAGAAGACTGTTCAGTATCTGATCGGATCTGGCATG GATCCTGGGACAGAAAACAACCCTTATTTGGGGTTTGTGTACACGTCATTTCAAGAGCGAGCCACCTTTGTCTCACATGGCAACACGGCTCGCTTGGCTAAAGAGGGAGGTGATCCGGTGCTAGCGCGCATCTGTGGTACCATTGCATCAGACGAGAGACGCCACGAGAATGCTTACTCTAAGATCGTTGAGAAGCTCCTTGAGGTGGACCCCACGGGTGCAATGCTGGCTATAGGAGACATGATGCGTAAGAAAATCACGATGCCAGCCCACTTGATGCACGATGGGCAGGACCCACATCTCTTTGAGCACTTCTCATCCGTGGCCCAGCGGCTTGGGGTTTACACGGCTGACGATTATGCGGATATTTTGGAGTTCTTGATTGGACGGTGGAGATTGGAGAAGCTAGAGGGGTTGACGGGTGAGGGAAGACGTGCACAGGATTTCGTGTGCGGGTTAGCCCCCAGGATTAGAAGGCTGCAGGAGCGAGCTGATGAGAAAGCTAAAAAGATGAAGCCACTTAGCGCGAGGTTTAGCTGGATTTTCAATAAGGAGGTCGCCTTGTAG